One window of Plasmodium relictum strain SGS1 genome assembly, chromosome: 14 genomic DNA carries:
- the IF2a gene encoding translation initiation factor IF-2, putative, translated as MIYLCTKLLYKGKYIPVGRRIFRETLIKGRKQKSPIILLPPYISIHELRLMLNINYETCFKAANVYKNGNKYTWKDSDDRIFQTVNKRNVIIPYSVAAYVSKIFKFKPKLIEVELLCEEEENRYDMALIDIYKKTYSMERYHESNLKEHNKVRSNKKTDITSVYNKNNFNKSPIKSNIHNSYDFPLLSNEDNKTTSAKKNYYTVVSIIGHINHGKTTLLDKITNNNLALSEAGCITQNIKPINFEQGPFKFTFLDTPGHKVFQIFRGRAAFLSDILIILISLEVGAEIQTEEAIKYADNFNIPVIFALNKVDLYKENESIVKAELKNQCRKMYDDGLLKHNFSSEIDNAISISSLTGHNLNKLINRIFFISQNINIPYHNVNDFYNNYDSIKKKFSLNCNSNNNQESIKKETKKEMKNFDLNLLQKYIRKSDFLLALDKKPFGMGIVVDISKDSSKGTILNVIVRNGFFIEGNYFICGSAYGKIQKMYKFNSDFKECCTYASIGMAVQISGIKKYGNATTDDLIFALPQNNAFRLCQYRLMVEKLSTLQVSGKEIKVSWENDMKKNEFHGEGIYENRLEMSDKRKAIEEFGIENEKIFNDVSVEEFHKSNTQLRKEENESIKIELEEEYKNNNLKNNKKEKLKSIILSDDNNESILIPEDNTFLFFNDSKKKEAFDDNISKFAKRKNEDITQEFYDHKYIENTENVDNNDYIKNISHNLLSINYLDSNESKFKNNLVSNINNNYMNTNNDSKENIEDAYNCWEINNHNLQKKKNHDNINNSKSDNILKKEDKKERQEEETKNQKQNYFKYTNISFKEKPLTVQGRKNKYSKGLYTSDNTSASNENSENSTYENDHEHVNKLNEPWYYEESEESWAKKVLQRNDELMERWRNKTRQREIEKERQIFYEKQMILKNEIQKRNLLGEEKLTEEEINEYLYDKKKDTVNTQANEEIKLPKKNRPVIPIIIRTNYVGMFDIFLNEFENLQNKYNVKISVVHGGIGPITPNDVVHAEVESNYGYCCIYAFQVKVLPDSVKQAVLSNIVIKQFDVFTDLIDDVVKRIKNIKSLITHNMYVRSLKKEKSQEGI; from the coding sequence ATGttagtaaaatttttaaatttaaaccAAAACTTATTGAAGTAGAATTACTAtgtgaagaagaagaaaatagaTATGACATGGCTcttatagatatatataaaaaaacatacTCTATGGAAAGATACCATGAAAGTAATTTGAAAGAACATAATAAAGTAagatcaaataaaaaaacagaTATAACTAGTGTATAcaataagaataattttaataaatcaccAATTAAAAGTAATATACATAATTCATATGATTTTCCTCTATTATCTAATGAGGATAATAAAACAACTAGTGCgaaaaaaaactattataCTGTTGTATCTATAATAGGCCATATAAATCATGGGAAAACTACATTGTTGGATAAAATAACAAACAATAATTTAGCATTAAGCGAAGCTGGTTGCATTACACAAAATATAAAGCCTATTAATTTTGAACAAGGGCCATTTAAGTTTACTTTTCTTGATACTCCTGGCCATAAAgtttttcaaatatttagAGGAAGAGCTGCATTTCTTTCTGATatcttaattattttaatttcattgGAAGTAGGAGCAGAAATACAAACAGAAGAAGCAATTAAATATGCTGATAATTTCAATATTCCCGTTATTTTCGCATTAAATAAAGTtgatttatataaagaaaatgaatctATAGTTAAAGctgaattaaaaaatcaaTGTAGAAAAATGTATGATGACGGtcttttaaaacataacTTCTCCAGTGAAATTGATAATGCCATAAGTATATCATCATTAACTGGTCATAATTTGAATAAGTTGATTAatagaatatttttcatttcccAGAATATAAACATACCATATCATAATGTAAAcgatttttataataattatgattctattaaaaaaaaattttctcttAATtgtaatagtaataataatcagGAAAGTATCAAAAAGGAAACAAAAAaggaaatgaaaaatttcgatttaaatttattgcaaaaatatatacgAAAGTCAGATTTTTTATTAGCTTTAGATAAAAAACCATTTGGTATGGGGATTGTTGTAGATATAAGTAAGGATTCTAGTAAAGGAACAATTTTGAATGTTATTGTAAGAAATGGGTTTTTTATTGAaggaaattattttatatgtgGTTCCGCCTATggaaaaattcaaaaaatgtataaatttaatagtGACTTTAAAGAATGTTGCACTTACGCTTCAATAGGAATGGCAGTGCAAATTTCTGGgattaaaaaatatggaaaTGCAACAACAGATGATTTAATTTTTGCTCTTCCTCAAAACAATGCTTTTCGATTATGCCAATATAGGCTTATGGTGGAAAAATTAAGCACTTTACAAGTTAGTggaaaagaaattaaagtTTCGTGGGAAAatgatatgaaaaaaaatgaatttcaCGGAGAAGGAATATATGAAAACAGACTAGAAATGTCTGACAAAAGAAAAGCCATTGAAGAATTTGGAATAGAAAATgagaaaatatttaatgatGTTTCTGTAGAAGAATTTCACAAAAGCAACACCCAACTGAggaaagaagaaaatgaatctataaaaattgaattagaagaagaatataaaaataataatttgaaaaataataaaaaagaaaaattaaaaagcaTTATTTTATCAGATGACAACAACGAAAGTATCTTAATACCTGAGGACAAcacatttttattctttaacgattcaaaaaaaaaggagGCATTTGATGATAACATCTCTAAATTTGCAAAACGTAAAAATGAAGACATAACGCAAGAATTTTATGATCATAAGTATATTGAAAATACTGAAAATGTAGATAATAAtgattatataaagaatatatcACATAATTTACTGAGTATTAATTATTTAGACAGCAATGAATCTAAGTTCAAAAATAATCTTGTTAGTAACATAAACAATAATTATATGAATACAAATAATGAtagtaaagaaaatatagaagATGCTTATAATTGTTGGGAAATTAATAATCATAatctacaaaaaaaaaaaaatcatgataacataaataattctaaaagtgataatatacttaaaaaggaagataaaaaagaaaggcAAGAAGAAGAAACGAAAAatcaaaaacaaaattattttaaatatacaaaCATTTCATTTAAAGAAAAGCCATTAACTGTCCaaggaagaaaaaataaatatagtaAGGGTTTGTATACATCGGATAATACATCAGCAAGTAATGAAAATTCAGAAAATTCAACATATGAAAATGATCATGAACATGTTAATAAATTGAACGAACCTTGGTATTATGAAGAAAGCGAGGAAAGTTGGGCAAAAAAAGTATTGCAAAGAAATGATGAATTAATGGAAAGATGGAGAAATAAAACAAGACAGAGAGAAATTGAGAAAGAAAGgcaaattttttatgaaaaacaAATGATATTGAAAAACGAAATTCAGAAGAGAAATCTTCTAGGGGAAGAGAAGCTAACAGAAGAGGAAATTAATGAATAtctatatgataaaaaaaaagatactgTAAATACACAAGcaaatgaagaaattaaattaccaaaaaaaaatcgTCCAGTAATACCTATTATAATAAGAACTAATTACGTTGGAAtgtttgatatttttttaaatgaatttgaAAATcttcaaaataaatataatgtaaaaatatcAGTTGTTCATGGTGGTATAGGACCTATTACTCCAAATGATGTCGTTCATGCTGAAGTAGAAAGTAATTATGGTTACTGTTGTATTTATGCTTTTCAGGTGAAAGTGTTACCTGACTCAGTAAAACAGGCAGTTCTTTCAAATATAGTAATTAAACAATTTGACGTTTTTACAGATTTAATAGATGACGTTGTTAagagaattaaaaatataaaatcatTAATTACGCACAATATGTACGTAAGGAGccttaaaaaagaaaaatcacAAGAAGGAATATAA